In a genomic window of Quercus lobata isolate SW786 chromosome 4, ValleyOak3.0 Primary Assembly, whole genome shotgun sequence:
- the LOC115987610 gene encoding uncharacterized protein LOC115987610 codes for MAMYFNTNILLLAFFAITGILFSGNNNNNMVVGDDCQGDMQGLVAQCSMYVQKGMPKMNPSQQCCSVIQKADMPCVCQHMTADVEKMIDMDKVIFVAQYCGRPVAPGTTCGSYTVPSPPTIA; via the exons ATGGCAATGTACTTCAATACTAACATCTTGCTCTTGGCTTTCTTCGCCATTACTGGGATTCTGTTCTCCggtaacaacaacaacaacatggTTGTTGGCGACGACTGCCAAGGTGACATGCAGGGTTTGGTAGCTCAATGTTCTATGTACGTTCAAAAGGGTATGCCAAAGATGAACCCATCTCAACAATGCTGCAGTGTTATCCAGAAGGCGGACATGCCATGCGTGTGCCAGCACATGACCGCGGATGTTGAGAAGATGATTGACATGGACAAAGTGATCTTTGTAGCACAGTACTGTGGCAGGCCAGTGGCCCCTGGAACCACCTGTGGAA GTTACACTGTTCCATCACCACCAACAATAGCATGA
- the LOC115983494 gene encoding uncharacterized protein LOC115983494 codes for MAMYINTNILLLAFFAITGILFSGNNNNMVVGEDCQADILGLQAQCALYFQKVLPRMNPSQQCCSVIKKANMPCVCHHMTKNDEKILDMKKVIFVAQYCGRPVAPGTKCGSYTVPPPPPTA; via the exons ATGGCAATGTACATCAATACTAACATCTTGCTCTTGGCTTTCTTCGCCATTACTGGGATTCTGTTCTCTggtaacaacaacaacatggTTGTTGGCGAAGATTGCCAAGCTGACATACTGGGTTTGCAAGCTCAATGTGCATTGTACTTTCAGAAGGTTTTGCCAAGGATGAACCCATCTCAACAATGCTGCAGTGTTATCAAGAAGGCGAACATGCCATGCGTGTGCCACCACATGACCAAGAATGATGAGAAGATACTTGACATGAAGAAAGTGATCTTTGTAGCACAGTACTGTGGCAGGCCAGTTGCCCCTGGGACCAAATGTGGAA GTTACACTGTTCCACCACCGCCTCCAACAGCATGA